In Williamwhitmania taraxaci, the following are encoded in one genomic region:
- a CDS encoding carboxypeptidase-like regulatory domain-containing protein: MTSNQEDKLSMYYVVKNTCEKYQATWTTNAVFAATYNLWAEKIPLIEANRDIQALGISGVTISKSEKREIMIVNTLFVEKRVQSYANVENNSELLESIKYTASDLKKARDNDVVAMCNIVYTKARANAPAIETYGVTEDIFAKLQNSIAEYSASLPQPKAARSQAKTATENLSKYFKEADNLLAKRLDLDIELFKTTKPEFYSQFKTARIVIATGGFATSVIGCITNTTTGQPMKGATITFVATNGGTTKAAATAPTKPVVKRSANKGKFRASLHENTYRVTVEKIGFKKQELTISVARGESTDLNIGLEKE, translated from the coding sequence ATGACCTCAAACCAAGAAGACAAGCTAAGCATGTACTACGTTGTAAAGAATACATGCGAAAAGTATCAAGCAACGTGGACAACCAATGCTGTATTTGCAGCAACGTATAACCTTTGGGCTGAAAAAATACCTCTAATAGAAGCAAATAGAGACATTCAAGCCCTTGGAATAAGTGGTGTAACTATAAGCAAATCCGAAAAGCGTGAAATAATGATAGTCAACACGCTATTTGTAGAAAAAAGGGTGCAATCGTATGCCAACGTCGAAAATAATTCAGAGTTGCTCGAAAGCATCAAGTATACAGCTTCCGATTTGAAAAAAGCGAGAGACAACGATGTGGTAGCCATGTGCAACATCGTTTACACTAAGGCACGTGCCAACGCTCCTGCCATTGAAACTTACGGTGTTACCGAAGATATATTTGCAAAGCTACAAAATTCCATTGCAGAATATTCAGCTTCGCTACCCCAGCCAAAGGCAGCACGATCGCAAGCTAAAACTGCTACAGAAAACCTCTCCAAGTATTTTAAGGAAGCCGACAACCTTCTGGCAAAGAGGTTAGATTTGGACATCGAGCTCTTTAAAACCACAAAACCTGAATTTTATAGCCAATTCAAAACCGCACGCATTGTAATAGCAACCGGTGGCTTTGCAACTTCTGTTATAGGATGCATAACCAATACCACAACAGGCCAACCGATGAAAGGGGCAACAATAACCTTTGTAGCTACTAATGGTGGAACAACCAAGGCAGCCGCAACCGCACCAACCAAACCCGTTGTGAAGAGGAGCGCCAATAAAGGCAAATTCCGCGCCTCGCTACACGAAAACACCTATCGCGTAACGGTAGAAAAAATAGGGTTTAAGAAGCAGGAGCTTACCATTTCGGTAGCCAGAGGTGAATCGACCGACCTGAATATTGGCCTTGAAAAGGAATAG
- a CDS encoding putative phage abortive infection protein — protein sequence MKMFSEKTSKILIMFGIGLFLIGIVLFFWQNLRFDISQQIDSNKFSQFGDFVGGIIGSLLAFAGVILFYVALTEQREDIRINRDVLKTQVNALEQQIKEFELQREELELTREVFVDQSKTLKLQQFESTFFNSMTLLNNIIGNISYTVNNTPTYQRPGDEPAFPQPDRSKTYLGRDCFDFFYKDLKSEYTKLIADYSLKNIKQVYVPNSDFNIPKEVKNEFALAAWDNFFDYTHSDLGHYFRTIYNIVKFINDKKPENPKYYTNLLRSQFSTYEHLLLFYNCISEFGNEKFKPLIIEYSMLDNLASSELLDNEHREFYPEKAYE from the coding sequence ATGAAAATGTTTTCAGAAAAAACAAGTAAAATTTTAATAATGTTCGGAATTGGACTATTTCTCATTGGAATTGTTCTTTTCTTTTGGCAAAATTTAAGGTTTGATATTTCACAACAAATAGATTCAAATAAATTTAGTCAATTCGGAGATTTTGTTGGTGGTATAATTGGTTCATTATTGGCTTTTGCCGGTGTAATATTATTCTATGTTGCTTTGACAGAACAAAGAGAAGATATAAGAATAAATCGTGATGTTTTAAAAACACAGGTAAATGCATTGGAGCAACAAATAAAGGAATTTGAATTACAAAGGGAAGAGTTAGAATTGACAAGAGAAGTATTTGTGGATCAATCTAAAACACTTAAATTACAACAGTTTGAATCGACTTTCTTTAACTCGATGACTCTTTTAAACAATATTATCGGTAATATTTCATACACAGTTAATAATACCCCCACTTACCAAAGACCTGGAGATGAACCTGCATTCCCTCAGCCTGATAGATCAAAAACTTATTTAGGTAGAGATTGTTTCGACTTCTTTTACAAAGATTTGAAAAGTGAGTATACTAAGTTAATAGCAGATTATTCATTAAAGAATATAAAACAAGTTTATGTTCCAAATTCTGATTTTAATATTCCAAAAGAAGTCAAAAATGAGTTTGCATTAGCTGCTTGGGATAATTTCTTTGATTATACTCACTCTGATTTAGGTCATTATTTTAGAACTATTTATAATATAGTTAAATTTATAAATGATAAAAAACCAGAGAATCCTAAATATTATACAAATCTCTTGCGTTCTCAATTTTCAACTTATGAACATTTATTACTATTTTATAATTGCATTTCAGAATTTGGTAATGAGAAGTTTAAACCATTGATAATAGAATATTCGATGCTTGACAATCTTGCTTCTTCTGAACTATTAGATAATGAACATCGTGAATTTTATCCAGAAAAAGCATATGAATAA